The following proteins are co-located in the Desulfobulbaceae bacterium DB1 genome:
- a CDS encoding transposase, with protein sequence MKRFILERSSDEFYTSHSGLALIGLGINRFTSLNAKLKKAIPDTKDIANTDVIRSYLGLLSLGKSDFEAIADMKDDRYFQQSLGIKAVPSPETLRQRLDETATVFQPIASSTYTEFIRNAKGKVTPLAMGHVAVDMDVFCMDNSGTKKEGSKHTYHGYDGYAPIAAYMGEEGWCINLEFREGSQHSQNNFIPFLQETISRAKSLTKKSLLFRLDSGHDAVETRATLYGHKKVDYILKWNPRKQDLPAWLARGLQEGEVSEPRRGKRVAVFSFNQLQEHEGKEFSTRLIVRVIERTIDKRGQLLLVPDIELEGWWTSLYLPEKEIIKLYRDHGTSEQFHSEFKTDMDLERLPSGKFATNSLIMSLAGLAYNILRFIGQLGLLGDRSPVRHSAKRRRIRTVIQELMYRAARLIETGRKLKLRFSRHCCAFDSFQAVYNRLAFG encoded by the coding sequence ATGAAACGATTTATTCTTGAACGCTCATCGGACGAATTTTATACCTCTCATTCCGGCCTGGCCCTGATCGGGCTCGGTATCAATCGCTTTACCAGCTTGAACGCCAAGCTGAAAAAGGCGATACCCGACACCAAGGACATTGCCAATACAGATGTCATTCGCAGTTATCTCGGGCTCCTCTCGCTTGGCAAAAGCGATTTCGAAGCCATTGCCGACATGAAAGACGACAGGTATTTCCAGCAATCACTTGGCATCAAAGCGGTTCCTTCGCCCGAAACCTTGCGCCAGCGCCTTGACGAAACCGCAACAGTTTTTCAGCCAATTGCTTCCTCCACCTACACGGAGTTCATCCGCAATGCCAAAGGAAAAGTAACCCCCTTGGCCATGGGTCATGTCGCCGTCGATATGGACGTCTTTTGCATGGACAACTCCGGCACCAAAAAAGAAGGTTCCAAGCATACCTATCACGGTTATGACGGCTATGCGCCAATAGCCGCCTACATGGGAGAGGAAGGCTGGTGTATTAATCTTGAGTTCCGGGAGGGCAGCCAGCACAGCCAAAACAATTTTATTCCTTTTCTGCAGGAAACCATCTCCCGTGCCAAGTCTTTAACCAAAAAGTCACTGTTATTCAGGCTTGACTCCGGACACGATGCTGTCGAGACCCGAGCAACGCTTTATGGCCACAAAAAGGTCGATTACATCCTGAAATGGAATCCCCGCAAGCAGGACCTTCCCGCCTGGCTGGCCCGTGGGCTGCAAGAAGGAGAAGTGAGCGAACCACGACGCGGCAAACGGGTTGCCGTATTCAGTTTCAACCAGCTTCAGGAGCACGAGGGCAAGGAGTTCAGTACCCGCCTGATCGTCCGCGTGATTGAACGTACCATTGACAAACGCGGCCAGTTGCTGCTGGTGCCGGATATAGAACTTGAGGGCTGGTGGACATCCCTTTACCTGCCGGAAAAAGAGATCATCAAGCTCTACCGGGACCACGGCACAAGCGAGCAGTTTCACAGCGAATTTAAAACCGACATGGATCTTGAGCGGTTGCCTTCGGGAAAATTTGCGACCAATTCCTTGATCATGTCCTTGGCCGGCTTGGCTTATAACATCTTGCGGTTTATCGGCCAGCTTGGCCTTCTCGGTGATCGCTCACCAGTGCGCCACTCGGCAAAGCGCAGGAGAATTCGTACCGTTATTCAGGAACTCATGTACCGTGCAGCCAGACTGATTGAGACCGGCAGGAAACTGAAGCTGCGGTTCAGCCGCCACTGTTGCGCATTTGACTCGTTTCAGGCCGTTTATAACCGGCTTGCCTTTGGCTAA
- a CDS encoding transcriptional regulator yields MRTKEFFATHPVFTHAEFTRFLEAGGSSNVKTKESLLKYHVKQGNLLRIRRGLYMTVPLGMKPETCPADPYLIAAKMTDDAVLAYHTALEFHGKAYSVFTQYQYLTCQGGRHTTFRSYTFSGIRPPGKLKNPLQPGVKTVDHNGLDIKVTSLERTLVDLLDRPRLGGSWEEIWRSLEGVEFFDLKMVIEYALQLHNATTISRVGFFLEQHQDTLMVRDQHLEQLRRHKPKRPQYFERGKSGRLVKSWNLMVPESILDRSWQEVM; encoded by the coding sequence ATGCGCACCAAAGAATTCTTTGCCACCCATCCGGTATTCACCCACGCCGAATTCACAAGGTTTCTGGAAGCCGGAGGGAGCAGCAATGTAAAAACAAAAGAGTCTCTTCTGAAATACCATGTCAAGCAGGGCAACCTGTTACGCATCCGGAGAGGACTCTATATGACGGTTCCGCTTGGCATGAAACCCGAAACATGCCCGGCCGATCCATACCTCATAGCGGCAAAAATGACCGATGATGCAGTACTGGCCTATCACACAGCTTTAGAATTTCACGGCAAGGCCTATTCCGTGTTTACGCAGTATCAATATCTGACCTGCCAAGGAGGACGTCACACCACCTTCAGATCGTATACCTTTTCCGGCATTCGCCCTCCTGGGAAATTAAAAAATCCTCTGCAGCCTGGTGTCAAAACCGTGGACCATAATGGGCTGGACATAAAAGTCACAAGTCTGGAAAGGACTCTGGTCGACCTTCTGGATCGGCCACGCCTGGGGGGGAGCTGGGAAGAAATCTGGAGATCTCTGGAAGGAGTGGAATTCTTTGATTTAAAAATGGTGATTGAATATGCCCTGCAGCTCCATAATGCCACAACCATATCCCGGGTGGGCTTCTTTCTTGAACAGCACCAGGATACGCTTATGGTGAGGGATCAACATCTTGAACAGCTTCGCAGGCACAAACCCAAAAGACCGCAGTATTTTGAACGCGGCAAATCCGGGCGCCTGGTTAAATCATGGAATCTTATGGTTCCGGAATCAATCCTGGATCGTTCCTGGCAGGAGGTTATGTGA